A genomic window from Sorex araneus isolate mSorAra2 chromosome 2, mSorAra2.pri, whole genome shotgun sequence includes:
- the CCDC159 gene encoding coiled-coil domain-containing protein 159 isoform X2 codes for MGKHEQVARESDPLLAGLPQDPDFCVPCLFSTSAHSNMCVSAAGKCEQHWKTSRRGHAGAGEPGGAGELLGRPMEAPTSSDTPLDKISNSIVPWSKRFQTVGPPPATENTELGTDWQPSGVPRRQASGSPLSSHPEAQEHPHTPDVVKKTHGINKKPSDTSSSKGKGKSSLGIADAQKLLRCELESLKCQLHAQTKAFEFLNHSVTMLEKESCLQQTKIQQLEEMLNLPGHQLEKEGCRWGSEQGPQQLYEALAQGLRGLEKTLRDSEEVQRARTARCLQLLAQEIQDSKKFLWEELELVREEVTFIYQKLQAQEEEITENLANIQKMQKTQMKCRKVLSRMRREGCDVFKWPEEDMPMGGPGSWKSDLQKELSDIWCAVHMLQNSVDCASVPVGGRPRAMGLRGEASRGAAVTHTFTKECSRDHRKGLWRVHPLASSLRVRGGAGRDPRGWSAQETGLPHS; via the exons ATGGGAAAGCATGAGCAGGTGGCACGTGAGAG CGACCCGCTTCTGGCTGGCCTGCCCCAGGACCCTGACTTCTGTGTGCCTTGTCTGTTCTCAACTTCCGCCCACTCCAACATGTGTGTCTCGGCTGCCGGGAAGTGTGAGCAGCACTGGAAGACTTCCCGGAGAGGGCATGCAGGAGCTGGGGAACCCGGAGGGGCGGGAGAGCTCCTGGGGAGACCGATGGAGGCCCCCACCTCTTCGGATACACCCTTGGACAAGATCTCAAATTCTATTGTTCCCTGGTCCAAGAGATTTCAGACTGTGGGGCCGCCACCAGCCACTGAGAACACTGAACTTGGCACAGACTGGCAGCCGTCGGGGGTCCCCAGGCGTCAGGCTAGTGGGTCCCCGCTTTCCTCCCACCCGGAAGCCCAGGAGCACCCGCACACTCCGGATGTTGTAAAGAAGACTCACGGCATCAATAAG AAACCCTCGGACACCAGTTCCTCAAAAGGCAAAG GTAAGTCTTCCCTGGGGATCGCTGATGCCCAGAAGCTCCTGCGGTGTGAACTGGAGTCCCTCAAGTGCCAGCTCCATGCTCAGACCAAG GCTTTTGAGTTCCTCAACCACTCTGTGACCATGCTGGAGAAGGAGAGCTGCCTGCAGCAGACCAAGATCCAGCAGCTGGAAG AGATGCTGAACCTGCCAGGGCACCAGCTGGAGAAGGAGGGCTGCAGGTGGGGCTCAGAGCAGGGCCCCCAGCAGCTGTACGAGGCCCTGGCACAGGGCCTGCGAGGGCTGGAGAAAACCCTGCGGGACAGCGAGGAGGTGCAGCGGGCCCGGACCGCGCGCTGCCTGCAGCTGCTGGCTCAGGAGATCCAAGacag TAAGAAGTTCCTGTGGGAAGAGCTGGAGCTGGTCCGAGAGGAAGTGACTTTCATCTATCAGAAGCTCC AagcccaggaggaagagatcacagagaacctggcaaacatCCAGAAGATGCAGAAGACCCAGATGAAGTGCCGCAAG GTTCTCAGCAGGATGAGGCGTGAGGGCTGCGATGTGTTCAAGTGGCCAGAGGAGGATATGCCAATGGGAGGCCCCGGCTCCTGGAAGAGCGACCTCCAGAAAGAACTCAGTGACATATG GTGCGCCGTGCACATGCTGCAGAACTCAGTGGACTGCGCCTCGGTGCCCGTGGGGGGCCGGCCCAGGGCCATGGGCCTCAGGGGTGAGGCATCTCGGGGTGCAGCGGTCACTCACACCTTCACTAAGGAATGTTCTAGGGATCACAGGAAGGGACTCTGGAGGGTTCATCCACTGGCATCTTCTCTGAGGGTtcgtgggggggcagggagagaccccaggggctggagcgcacAGGAAACTGGGCTCCCTCACTCCTAG
- the CCDC159 gene encoding coiled-coil domain-containing protein 159 isoform X5: protein MGKHEQVARESDPLLAGLPQDPDFCVPCLFSTSAHSNMCVSAAGKCEQHWKTSRRGHAGAGEPGGAGELLGRPMEAPTSSDTPLDKISNSIVPWSKRFQTVGPPPATENTELGTDWQPSGVPRRQASGSPLSSHPEAQEHPHTPDVVKKTHGINKKPSDTSSSKGKGKSSLGIADAQKLLRCELESLKCQLHAQTKAFEFLNHSVTMLEKESCLQQTKIQQLEEMLNLPGHQLEKEGCRWGSEQGPQQLYEALAQGLRGLEKTLRDSEEVQRARTARCLQLLAQEIQDSKKFLWEELELVREEVTFIYQKLQAQEEEITENLANIQKMQKTQMKCRKVLSRMRREGCDVFKWPEEDMPMGGPGSWKSDLQKELSDIWCAVHMLQNSVDCASVPVGGRPRAMGLRGNKGHLCLSPPLPSWDSDTDSDPLQQPFSKSCCPLGLDSSLTPSPLLEPRSVGCP from the exons ATGGGAAAGCATGAGCAGGTGGCACGTGAGAG CGACCCGCTTCTGGCTGGCCTGCCCCAGGACCCTGACTTCTGTGTGCCTTGTCTGTTCTCAACTTCCGCCCACTCCAACATGTGTGTCTCGGCTGCCGGGAAGTGTGAGCAGCACTGGAAGACTTCCCGGAGAGGGCATGCAGGAGCTGGGGAACCCGGAGGGGCGGGAGAGCTCCTGGGGAGACCGATGGAGGCCCCCACCTCTTCGGATACACCCTTGGACAAGATCTCAAATTCTATTGTTCCCTGGTCCAAGAGATTTCAGACTGTGGGGCCGCCACCAGCCACTGAGAACACTGAACTTGGCACAGACTGGCAGCCGTCGGGGGTCCCCAGGCGTCAGGCTAGTGGGTCCCCGCTTTCCTCCCACCCGGAAGCCCAGGAGCACCCGCACACTCCGGATGTTGTAAAGAAGACTCACGGCATCAATAAG AAACCCTCGGACACCAGTTCCTCAAAAGGCAAAG GTAAGTCTTCCCTGGGGATCGCTGATGCCCAGAAGCTCCTGCGGTGTGAACTGGAGTCCCTCAAGTGCCAGCTCCATGCTCAGACCAAG GCTTTTGAGTTCCTCAACCACTCTGTGACCATGCTGGAGAAGGAGAGCTGCCTGCAGCAGACCAAGATCCAGCAGCTGGAAG AGATGCTGAACCTGCCAGGGCACCAGCTGGAGAAGGAGGGCTGCAGGTGGGGCTCAGAGCAGGGCCCCCAGCAGCTGTACGAGGCCCTGGCACAGGGCCTGCGAGGGCTGGAGAAAACCCTGCGGGACAGCGAGGAGGTGCAGCGGGCCCGGACCGCGCGCTGCCTGCAGCTGCTGGCTCAGGAGATCCAAGacag TAAGAAGTTCCTGTGGGAAGAGCTGGAGCTGGTCCGAGAGGAAGTGACTTTCATCTATCAGAAGCTCC AagcccaggaggaagagatcacagagaacctggcaaacatCCAGAAGATGCAGAAGACCCAGATGAAGTGCCGCAAG GTTCTCAGCAGGATGAGGCGTGAGGGCTGCGATGTGTTCAAGTGGCCAGAGGAGGATATGCCAATGGGAGGCCCCGGCTCCTGGAAGAGCGACCTCCAGAAAGAACTCAGTGACATATG GTGCGCCGTGCACATGCTGCAGAACTCAGTGGACTGCGCCTCGGTGCCCGTGGGGGGCCGGCCCAGGGCCATGGGCCTCAGGG GGAACAAGGGACACCTCTGCCTGAGCCCTCCGCTCCCCTCCTGGGACTCAGATACCGACTCGGACCCTCTGCAGCAGCCATTCAGCAAGAGCTGCTGCCCACTGGGTTTGGACTCTTCCCTGACCCCCTCGCCCCTCCTGGAGCCCCGCAGTGTGGGGTGCCCCTAA
- the TMEM205 gene encoding transmembrane protein 205, whose product MEEGVHLGGLARVVHLLVLSGAWGMQMWVTFASGFILFRGLPRHTFGLVQSKLFPFYFHVSVACAFVNLCVLASQYSWARITFWESSQVFLLLLSLVLAAVNDRWLEPRTSSAMWALYRVEKERGLGQDAPGSRQGPDPYRQLQAQDPKYRALRQTFFRYHGMSTLCNLGCLLANGLCLAGLALGLRSL is encoded by the exons ATGGAGGAGGGTGTACACCTGGGCGGCCTGGCCAGGGTGGTCCACCTGCTGGTCTTGTCAGGGGCCTGGGGCATGCAAATGTGGGTGACCTTCGCTTCAG gctTCATTCTTTTCCGAGGCCTCCCCCGGCACACTTTTGGCCTCGTGCAGAGCAAACTCTTCCCGTTCTACTTTCACGTCTCTGTGGCCTGCGCCTTCGTCAACCTCTGCGTCTTGGCTTCACAGTACTCCTGGGCTCGAATCACATTCTGGGAGTCCAGCCAG GTCTTCCTGCTCCTGCTGAGCCTGGTGTTGGCCGCCGTCAACGACCGCTGGCTGGAGCCCCGCACCTCCAGTGCCATGTGGGCGCTGTACAGGGTGGAGAAGGAGCGCGGCCTGGGCCAGGATGCGCCGGGCAGCCGCCAGGGCCCCGACCCCTACCGCCAGCTGCAGGCCCAGGATCCCAAGTACAGAGCCCTGCGCCAGACCTTCTTCCGCTACCACGGCATGTCGACCCTCTGCAACCTGGGCTGTCTGCTGGCCAACGGCCTCTGTCTCGCTGGCCTCGCCCTGGGCCTCCGCAGCCTGTAG
- the CCDC159 gene encoding coiled-coil domain-containing protein 159 isoform X4, with protein MGKHEQVARESDPLLAGLPQDPDFCVPCLFSTSAHSNMCVSAAGKCEQHWKTSRRGHAGAGEPGGAGELLGRPMEAPTSSDTPLDKISNSIVPWSKRFQTVGPPPATENTELGTDWQPSGVPRRQASGSPLSSHPEAQEHPHTPDVVKKTHGINKVIPAKKFHLLIQGKSSLGIADAQKLLRCELESLKCQLHAQTKAFEFLNHSVTMLEKESCLQQTKIQQLEEMLNLPGHQLEKEGCRWGSEQGPQQLYEALAQGLRGLEKTLRDSEEVQRARTARCLQLLAQEIQDSKKFLWEELELVREEVTFIYQKLQAQEEEITENLANIQKMQKTQMKCRKVLSRMRREGCDVFKWPEEDMPMGGPGSWKSDLQKELSDIWCAVHMLQNSVDCASVPVGGRPRAMGLRGNKGHLCLSPPLPSWDSDTDSDPLQQPFSKSCCPLGLDSSLTPSPLLEPRSVGCP; from the exons ATGGGAAAGCATGAGCAGGTGGCACGTGAGAG CGACCCGCTTCTGGCTGGCCTGCCCCAGGACCCTGACTTCTGTGTGCCTTGTCTGTTCTCAACTTCCGCCCACTCCAACATGTGTGTCTCGGCTGCCGGGAAGTGTGAGCAGCACTGGAAGACTTCCCGGAGAGGGCATGCAGGAGCTGGGGAACCCGGAGGGGCGGGAGAGCTCCTGGGGAGACCGATGGAGGCCCCCACCTCTTCGGATACACCCTTGGACAAGATCTCAAATTCTATTGTTCCCTGGTCCAAGAGATTTCAGACTGTGGGGCCGCCACCAGCCACTGAGAACACTGAACTTGGCACAGACTGGCAGCCGTCGGGGGTCCCCAGGCGTCAGGCTAGTGGGTCCCCGCTTTCCTCCCACCCGGAAGCCCAGGAGCACCCGCACACTCCGGATGTTGTAAAGAAGACTCACGGCATCAATAAGGTCATCCCTGCCAAGAAATTCCATCTATTGAtccagg GTAAGTCTTCCCTGGGGATCGCTGATGCCCAGAAGCTCCTGCGGTGTGAACTGGAGTCCCTCAAGTGCCAGCTCCATGCTCAGACCAAG GCTTTTGAGTTCCTCAACCACTCTGTGACCATGCTGGAGAAGGAGAGCTGCCTGCAGCAGACCAAGATCCAGCAGCTGGAAG AGATGCTGAACCTGCCAGGGCACCAGCTGGAGAAGGAGGGCTGCAGGTGGGGCTCAGAGCAGGGCCCCCAGCAGCTGTACGAGGCCCTGGCACAGGGCCTGCGAGGGCTGGAGAAAACCCTGCGGGACAGCGAGGAGGTGCAGCGGGCCCGGACCGCGCGCTGCCTGCAGCTGCTGGCTCAGGAGATCCAAGacag TAAGAAGTTCCTGTGGGAAGAGCTGGAGCTGGTCCGAGAGGAAGTGACTTTCATCTATCAGAAGCTCC AagcccaggaggaagagatcacagagaacctggcaaacatCCAGAAGATGCAGAAGACCCAGATGAAGTGCCGCAAG GTTCTCAGCAGGATGAGGCGTGAGGGCTGCGATGTGTTCAAGTGGCCAGAGGAGGATATGCCAATGGGAGGCCCCGGCTCCTGGAAGAGCGACCTCCAGAAAGAACTCAGTGACATATG GTGCGCCGTGCACATGCTGCAGAACTCAGTGGACTGCGCCTCGGTGCCCGTGGGGGGCCGGCCCAGGGCCATGGGCCTCAGGG GGAACAAGGGACACCTCTGCCTGAGCCCTCCGCTCCCCTCCTGGGACTCAGATACCGACTCGGACCCTCTGCAGCAGCCATTCAGCAAGAGCTGCTGCCCACTGGGTTTGGACTCTTCCCTGACCCCCTCGCCCCTCCTGGAGCCCCGCAGTGTGGGGTGCCCCTAA
- the CCDC159 gene encoding coiled-coil domain-containing protein 159 isoform X3 — protein sequence MGKHEQVARESDPLLAGLPQDPDFCVPCLFSTSAHSNMCVSAAGKCEQHWKTSRRGHAGAGEPGGAGELLGRPMEAPTSSDTPLDKISNSIVPWSKRFQTVGPPPATENTELGTDWQPSGVPRRQASGSPLSSHPEAQEHPHTPDVVKKTHGINKVIPAKKFHLLIQGKSSLGIADAQKLLRCELESLKCQLHAQTKAFEFLNHSVTMLEKESCLQQTKIQQLEEMLNLPGHQLEKEGCRWGSEQGPQQLYEALAQGLRGLEKTLRDSEEVQRARTARCLQLLAQEIQDSKKFLWEELELVREEVTFIYQKLQAQEEEITENLANIQKMQKTQMKCRKVLSRMRREGCDVFKWPEEDMPMGGPGSWKSDLQKELSDIWCAVHMLQNSVDCASVPVGGRPRAMGLRAGNKGHLCLSPPLPSWDSDTDSDPLQQPFSKSCCPLGLDSSLTPSPLLEPRSVGCP from the exons ATGGGAAAGCATGAGCAGGTGGCACGTGAGAG CGACCCGCTTCTGGCTGGCCTGCCCCAGGACCCTGACTTCTGTGTGCCTTGTCTGTTCTCAACTTCCGCCCACTCCAACATGTGTGTCTCGGCTGCCGGGAAGTGTGAGCAGCACTGGAAGACTTCCCGGAGAGGGCATGCAGGAGCTGGGGAACCCGGAGGGGCGGGAGAGCTCCTGGGGAGACCGATGGAGGCCCCCACCTCTTCGGATACACCCTTGGACAAGATCTCAAATTCTATTGTTCCCTGGTCCAAGAGATTTCAGACTGTGGGGCCGCCACCAGCCACTGAGAACACTGAACTTGGCACAGACTGGCAGCCGTCGGGGGTCCCCAGGCGTCAGGCTAGTGGGTCCCCGCTTTCCTCCCACCCGGAAGCCCAGGAGCACCCGCACACTCCGGATGTTGTAAAGAAGACTCACGGCATCAATAAGGTCATCCCTGCCAAGAAATTCCATCTATTGAtccagg GTAAGTCTTCCCTGGGGATCGCTGATGCCCAGAAGCTCCTGCGGTGTGAACTGGAGTCCCTCAAGTGCCAGCTCCATGCTCAGACCAAG GCTTTTGAGTTCCTCAACCACTCTGTGACCATGCTGGAGAAGGAGAGCTGCCTGCAGCAGACCAAGATCCAGCAGCTGGAAG AGATGCTGAACCTGCCAGGGCACCAGCTGGAGAAGGAGGGCTGCAGGTGGGGCTCAGAGCAGGGCCCCCAGCAGCTGTACGAGGCCCTGGCACAGGGCCTGCGAGGGCTGGAGAAAACCCTGCGGGACAGCGAGGAGGTGCAGCGGGCCCGGACCGCGCGCTGCCTGCAGCTGCTGGCTCAGGAGATCCAAGacag TAAGAAGTTCCTGTGGGAAGAGCTGGAGCTGGTCCGAGAGGAAGTGACTTTCATCTATCAGAAGCTCC AagcccaggaggaagagatcacagagaacctggcaaacatCCAGAAGATGCAGAAGACCCAGATGAAGTGCCGCAAG GTTCTCAGCAGGATGAGGCGTGAGGGCTGCGATGTGTTCAAGTGGCCAGAGGAGGATATGCCAATGGGAGGCCCCGGCTCCTGGAAGAGCGACCTCCAGAAAGAACTCAGTGACATATG GTGCGCCGTGCACATGCTGCAGAACTCAGTGGACTGCGCCTCGGTGCCCGTGGGGGGCCGGCCCAGGGCCATGGGCCTCAGGG CAGGGAACAAGGGACACCTCTGCCTGAGCCCTCCGCTCCCCTCCTGGGACTCAGATACCGACTCGGACCCTCTGCAGCAGCCATTCAGCAAGAGCTGCTGCCCACTGGGTTTGGACTCTTCCCTGACCCCCTCGCCCCTCCTGGAGCCCCGCAGTGTGGGGTGCCCCTAA
- the CCDC159 gene encoding coiled-coil domain-containing protein 159 isoform X1, whose translation MGKHEQVARESDPLLAGLPQDPDFCVPCLFSTSAHSNMCVSAAGKCEQHWKTSRRGHAGAGEPGGAGELLGRPMEAPTSSDTPLDKISNSIVPWSKRFQTVGPPPATENTELGTDWQPSGVPRRQASGSPLSSHPEAQEHPHTPDVVKKTHGINKVIPAKKFHLLIQGKSSLGIADAQKLLRCELESLKCQLHAQTKAFEFLNHSVTMLEKESCLQQTKIQQLEEMLNLPGHQLEKEGCRWGSEQGPQQLYEALAQGLRGLEKTLRDSEEVQRARTARCLQLLAQEIQDSKKFLWEELELVREEVTFIYQKLQAQEEEITENLANIQKMQKTQMKCRKVLSRMRREGCDVFKWPEEDMPMGGPGSWKSDLQKELSDIWCAVHMLQNSVDCASVPVGGRPRAMGLRGEASRGAAVTHTFTKECSRDHRKGLWRVHPLASSLRVRGGAGRDPRGWSAQETGLPHS comes from the exons ATGGGAAAGCATGAGCAGGTGGCACGTGAGAG CGACCCGCTTCTGGCTGGCCTGCCCCAGGACCCTGACTTCTGTGTGCCTTGTCTGTTCTCAACTTCCGCCCACTCCAACATGTGTGTCTCGGCTGCCGGGAAGTGTGAGCAGCACTGGAAGACTTCCCGGAGAGGGCATGCAGGAGCTGGGGAACCCGGAGGGGCGGGAGAGCTCCTGGGGAGACCGATGGAGGCCCCCACCTCTTCGGATACACCCTTGGACAAGATCTCAAATTCTATTGTTCCCTGGTCCAAGAGATTTCAGACTGTGGGGCCGCCACCAGCCACTGAGAACACTGAACTTGGCACAGACTGGCAGCCGTCGGGGGTCCCCAGGCGTCAGGCTAGTGGGTCCCCGCTTTCCTCCCACCCGGAAGCCCAGGAGCACCCGCACACTCCGGATGTTGTAAAGAAGACTCACGGCATCAATAAGGTCATCCCTGCCAAGAAATTCCATCTATTGAtccagg GTAAGTCTTCCCTGGGGATCGCTGATGCCCAGAAGCTCCTGCGGTGTGAACTGGAGTCCCTCAAGTGCCAGCTCCATGCTCAGACCAAG GCTTTTGAGTTCCTCAACCACTCTGTGACCATGCTGGAGAAGGAGAGCTGCCTGCAGCAGACCAAGATCCAGCAGCTGGAAG AGATGCTGAACCTGCCAGGGCACCAGCTGGAGAAGGAGGGCTGCAGGTGGGGCTCAGAGCAGGGCCCCCAGCAGCTGTACGAGGCCCTGGCACAGGGCCTGCGAGGGCTGGAGAAAACCCTGCGGGACAGCGAGGAGGTGCAGCGGGCCCGGACCGCGCGCTGCCTGCAGCTGCTGGCTCAGGAGATCCAAGacag TAAGAAGTTCCTGTGGGAAGAGCTGGAGCTGGTCCGAGAGGAAGTGACTTTCATCTATCAGAAGCTCC AagcccaggaggaagagatcacagagaacctggcaaacatCCAGAAGATGCAGAAGACCCAGATGAAGTGCCGCAAG GTTCTCAGCAGGATGAGGCGTGAGGGCTGCGATGTGTTCAAGTGGCCAGAGGAGGATATGCCAATGGGAGGCCCCGGCTCCTGGAAGAGCGACCTCCAGAAAGAACTCAGTGACATATG GTGCGCCGTGCACATGCTGCAGAACTCAGTGGACTGCGCCTCGGTGCCCGTGGGGGGCCGGCCCAGGGCCATGGGCCTCAGGGGTGAGGCATCTCGGGGTGCAGCGGTCACTCACACCTTCACTAAGGAATGTTCTAGGGATCACAGGAAGGGACTCTGGAGGGTTCATCCACTGGCATCTTCTCTGAGGGTtcgtgggggggcagggagagaccccaggggctggagcgcacAGGAAACTGGGCTCCCTCACTCCTAG
- the CCDC159 gene encoding coiled-coil domain-containing protein 159 isoform X6 has translation MGKHEQVARESDPLLAGLPQDPDFCVPCLFSTSAHSNMCVSAAGKCEQHWKTSRRGHAGAGEPGGAGELLGRPMEAPTSSDTPLDKISNSIVPWSKRFQTVGPPPATENTELGTDWQPSGVPRRQASGSPLSSHPEAQEHPHTPDVVKKTHGINKVIPAKKFHLLIQGKSSLGIADAQKLLRCELESLKCQLHAQTKAFEFLNHSVTMLEKESCLQQTKIQQLEEMLNLPGHQLEKEGCRWGSEQGPQQLYEALAQGLRGLEKTLRDSEEVQRARTARCLQLLAQEIQDSKKFLWEELELVREEVTFIYQKLQAQEEEITENLANIQKMQKTQMKCRKVLSRMRREGCDVFKWPEEDMPMGGPGSWKSDLQKELSDICREQGTPLPEPSAPLLGLRYRLGPSAAAIQQELLPTGFGLFPDPLAPPGAPQCGVPLNPSHLLSEGWGWGRLPPGWVLTLS, from the exons ATGGGAAAGCATGAGCAGGTGGCACGTGAGAG CGACCCGCTTCTGGCTGGCCTGCCCCAGGACCCTGACTTCTGTGTGCCTTGTCTGTTCTCAACTTCCGCCCACTCCAACATGTGTGTCTCGGCTGCCGGGAAGTGTGAGCAGCACTGGAAGACTTCCCGGAGAGGGCATGCAGGAGCTGGGGAACCCGGAGGGGCGGGAGAGCTCCTGGGGAGACCGATGGAGGCCCCCACCTCTTCGGATACACCCTTGGACAAGATCTCAAATTCTATTGTTCCCTGGTCCAAGAGATTTCAGACTGTGGGGCCGCCACCAGCCACTGAGAACACTGAACTTGGCACAGACTGGCAGCCGTCGGGGGTCCCCAGGCGTCAGGCTAGTGGGTCCCCGCTTTCCTCCCACCCGGAAGCCCAGGAGCACCCGCACACTCCGGATGTTGTAAAGAAGACTCACGGCATCAATAAGGTCATCCCTGCCAAGAAATTCCATCTATTGAtccagg GTAAGTCTTCCCTGGGGATCGCTGATGCCCAGAAGCTCCTGCGGTGTGAACTGGAGTCCCTCAAGTGCCAGCTCCATGCTCAGACCAAG GCTTTTGAGTTCCTCAACCACTCTGTGACCATGCTGGAGAAGGAGAGCTGCCTGCAGCAGACCAAGATCCAGCAGCTGGAAG AGATGCTGAACCTGCCAGGGCACCAGCTGGAGAAGGAGGGCTGCAGGTGGGGCTCAGAGCAGGGCCCCCAGCAGCTGTACGAGGCCCTGGCACAGGGCCTGCGAGGGCTGGAGAAAACCCTGCGGGACAGCGAGGAGGTGCAGCGGGCCCGGACCGCGCGCTGCCTGCAGCTGCTGGCTCAGGAGATCCAAGacag TAAGAAGTTCCTGTGGGAAGAGCTGGAGCTGGTCCGAGAGGAAGTGACTTTCATCTATCAGAAGCTCC AagcccaggaggaagagatcacagagaacctggcaaacatCCAGAAGATGCAGAAGACCCAGATGAAGTGCCGCAAG GTTCTCAGCAGGATGAGGCGTGAGGGCTGCGATGTGTTCAAGTGGCCAGAGGAGGATATGCCAATGGGAGGCCCCGGCTCCTGGAAGAGCGACCTCCAGAAAGAACTCAGTGACATATG CAGGGAACAAGGGACACCTCTGCCTGAGCCCTCCGCTCCCCTCCTGGGACTCAGATACCGACTCGGACCCTCTGCAGCAGCCATTCAGCAAGAGCTGCTGCCCACTGGGTTTGGACTCTTCCCTGACCCCCTCGCCCCTCCTGGAGCCCCGCAGTGTGGGGTGCCCCTAAATCCCAGCCATCTACTCTcagaaggctgggggtggggtcgcCTGCCCCCAGGCTGGGTCCTAACTCTATCCTGA